In the Topomyia yanbarensis strain Yona2022 chromosome 3, ASM3024719v1, whole genome shotgun sequence genome, one interval contains:
- the LOC131692578 gene encoding phosphatidylinositol N-acetylglucosaminyltransferase subunit C-like produces MDRNQRKPWKKNLYENSDYEDNYTDPSFLQELKTNQNLRTYTFYEAFLGASRLSQQIANVTTFLIVFYYLYTEGVSPQNILGKASVGTIIGYFIYTGRNLRLSSIIEDSKTAIAVLVFGYIFSPLLHTLTDSVSTDTIFSTTFLMLALHLIFFDYGVSAAIVSKAISLNAAIFGSICLASRLSSSFHAFVLLEVAAVYFALGPILAARIFSFPLLLATIAVCFYLLLKISLTIFWTYSCVLVFVNLFCPFLFVRLQRHKNNINGPWDEAIVNDFCGT; encoded by the coding sequence ATGGATCGCAACCAACGAAAGCCATGGAAGAAAAATCTATATGAAAACTCCGACTATGAAGACAACTATACCGATCCGAGCTTCCTGCAGGAgttgaaaacaaaccaaaatctTCGGACCTACACATTCTACGAAGCATTTCTTGGTGCTTCACGCCTAAGCCAACAAATTGCAAATGTCACTACATTTCTGATCGTGTTCTACTATCTCTATACCGAAGGTGTCAGTCCACAAAACATTCTGGGCAAAGCGAGTGTCGGAACCATAATTGGCTATTTCATATACACCGGCCGGAACCTTCGACTAAGCAGCATAATTGAGGACTCGAAAACCGCCATCGCTGTACTGGTGTTCGGATATATCTTTTCCCCGTTACTACACACCCTCACAGACAGCGTCAGTACTGATACGATCTTCTCAACGACCTTCCTTATGCTGGCCCTACATCTTATATTTTTCGATTATGGAGTATCGGCTGCGATAGTATCGAAAGCAATTTCATTGAATGCGGCAATCTTTGGTTCAATTTGCTTAGCCTCTCGATTGTCCTCTTCGTTTCACGCGTTTGTGCTACTCGAGGTTGCAGCGGTATATTTTGCGCTAGGACCAATCTTGGCGGCCCGAATTTTTAGCTTTCCACTGCTGCTAGCAACAATCGCAGTCTGCTTCTATCTGTTACTGAAAATTTCATTGACCATTTTCTGGACATACAGCTGTGTACTTGTTTTTGTCAATCTATTCTGTCCGTTTCTGTTTGTGCGATTGCAGAGGCATAAAAACAATATTAATGGGCCGTGGGATGAGGCAATTGTGAATGATTTTTGTGGTACCTAA
- the LOC131689888 gene encoding DNA-directed RNA polymerase III subunit RPC5-like yields the protein MDDEDDPVVEEVPVYLSKNLSENLYLLQYPVKASSSTFDDGQVVNSCVKPINQQIKVDYALNTASKNYDSFKGEQFAIAADGKDKQQKPTFRSGTMDKQSFLSSKPIEDVNRYMICVLQDREIHATPLSGIVSMRQMFSYFDKQDKRTKAEQKAEQDADADEEEAKQVTVKFARQENEKVRKAREKSFNYISKMESEEPWCETFWHAKNSTAAELERQKLYCSTSLRDGADSSLNVGSKEYLDMLISKEKMDRNIDSMLPSRVVCMHKLKQMTLVDQIKVILRDAKVLTFQQIMDLLPDRSLVVDKVLRTLPMAGVLIRGNWVVQSESIYPEGSVSSTNGVPAEQMCKARDYILYRFTQCDKLERHQLALITQLPTEEIREILCSVAKLNSDRSWSLLLPPNEEFSVNEQEISDRQTAFWTARADKFNEMEKSTKRVRKRSSRSDSKYDMKMNNG from the exons ATGGATGATGAAGACGATCCCGTTGTAGAAGAG GTTCCAGTCTACTTGTCGAAAAACCTTTCCGAGAACTTGTATCTGTTGCAGTATCCGGTGAAAGCTTCCTCTTCTACATTCGACGATGGCCAGGTCGTGAACAGTTGCGTTAAGCCGATCAATCAGCAG ATAAAGGTAGATTATGCTTTGAACACGGCATCCAAAAACTACGATTCATTTAAAGGGGAACAGTTTGCGATCGCGGCTGATGGCAAGGATAAGCAACAAAAACCAACGTTTCGAAGTGGAACAATGGACAAACAGTCCTTTCTCAGCTCAAAACCTATCGAGGACGTTAATCGATATATGATCTGTGTGCTGCAGGATCGGGAGATTCATGCCACACCACTCAGCGGTATTGTTTCAATGCGTCAAATGTTCTCTTATTTTGATAAGCAGGACAAGCGAACAAAGGCCGAGCAAAAAGCCGAACAGGATGCAGATGCTGACGAAGAAGAAGCCAAGCAGGTTACAGTCAAGTTTGCTCGACAAGAAAATGAAAAGGTGCGAAAAGCAAGGGAAAAATCGTTTAACTATATCTCGAAGATGGAATCGGAGGAGCCGTGGTGTGAAACGTTCTGGCATGCAAAAAACTCAACTGCTGCCGAACTGGAAAGGCAGAAATTATATTGTAGCACCTCCTTGCGGGATGGAGCGGACAGTTCCCTCAACGTCGGATCTAAGGAGTATTTGGACATGTTGATTAGCAAGGAGAAAATGGATAGGAATATTGATTCTATGCTGCCAAGCCGAGTTGTCTGTATGCACAAGCTAAAGCAAATGACGCTCGTCGATCAGATTAAGGTTATTCTTAGAGATG CAAAGGTACTCACGTTCCAACAAATAATGGACCTTCTTCCGGACCGGAGCCTTGTGGTGGACAAAGTTCTCCGCACCCTTCCGATGGCTGGTGTATTGATTCGTGGCAACTGGGTTGTTCAATCGGAGAGCATCTATCCGGAAGGAAGCGTGTCCAGTACCAACGGCGTTCCGGCGGAACAAATGTGCAAAGCACGCGACTATATTCTGTACAGGTTCACCCAGTGTGACAAGCTGGAACGGCATCAGCTGGCGCTTATTACACAGCTGCCGACGGAGGAGATTCGGGAGATACTTTGTTCAGTTGCAAAACTGAACAGTGACCGTAGCTGGAGCCTGCTGTTACCACCGAATGAGGAGTTTTCGGTGAACGAGCAGGAAATTAGTGATAGACAGACCGCTTTTTGGACTGCTCGAGCGGATAAGTTCAACGAGATGGAAAAGAGCACTAAAAGAGTAAGGAAGCGATCGTCAAGGTCTGACAGTAAATACGACATGAAAATGAATAATGGATAG
- the LOC131689890 gene encoding nucleoside-triphosphatase THEP1 isoform X2 — protein sequence MHLILITGVPGVGKTTIIRNLGLELTKHSIKFSGFYTEELRNAHGERCGFDIVTFEGKRATLSRASAVVKNTTAQNRVGKYTVNVPEFESVALPVLDICSANILLLDEIGKMELKSKAFEKRLTQLSCSINKGELFFVATIPMKTTSSIVDNLKNIKHTLFHVTVTNRNQIYQNILETTFRMIDKKL from the exons GCGTCGGGAAGACTACGATTATACGCAACCTTGGGTTAGAATTAACGAAACACTCCATTAAATTCAGTGGATTTTACACCGAGGAACTGAGGAATGCACACGGCGAAAGGTGCGGTTTCGACATTGTTACATTTGAGGGAAAACGTGCTACGCTTTCACGAGCAAG CGCGGTAGTTAAAAATACTACAGCCCAAAACCGAGTCGGTAAGTATACAGTTAATGTTCCTGAATTTGAATCAGTTGCCCTGCCAGTGCTCGACATTTGTTCGGCTAATATTCTTCTGTTGGATGAAATCGGTAAAATGGAATTGAAATCAAAAGCTTTCGAAAAACGGTTGACTCAGCTTTCATGCAGTATTAACAAAGGTGAACTATTTTTTGTAGCAACAATCCCAATGAAAACTACGTCCAGTATCGTAGATAATTTAAAGAATATTAAACATACGCTGTTTCATGTGACGGTGACCAATCGCAATCAAATTTATCAGAATATACTGGAAACAACCTTTCGGATGATAGATAAGAAACTGTAA